The following coding sequences lie in one Vidua chalybeata isolate OUT-0048 chromosome 16, bVidCha1 merged haplotype, whole genome shotgun sequence genomic window:
- the NHLRC4 gene encoding NHL-repeat-containing protein 4 — protein sequence MDYTLETSQLKQKLLKTIYSLQLKSFTTLQSASPVLHSQRGMGMVTQHQVHQLADKAKSLCGDLDNIKNLLHYCQDDLVQQIPNPTGSRYGGVSGIHCSLDGSIYVTAESAPWVHVLSSTGHTLQSLPCQQTGKGGSIFLPEDVTVTRMGMVAVADMVNEAIWVFNPYTNLSKGEWIKVRKVGSPRGIGIDSMGKILVADYAQGQVHSFALDHTFRALNVHSVPNLQGPCYVSPVPSGGFVVSEECGDVKVFMSSCKLLCSLSSKYGHQFGNPAGVCVDTDGSILVADEQRRTVHLFPEHGAPICLVSTGLRRPAGMACSSSGHLLVADREENCVKVFKYCVRPPYRPINAGASCADPNQTHRWGRGLVPLQPH from the coding sequence ATGGACTACACGCTGGAGACCAGCCAGCTAAAGCAGAAACTTCTGAAAACCATCTACAGTCTCCAGCTGAAGTCATTTACCACACTGCAGTCAGCCAGCCCAGTGCTGCACAGCCAGCGTGGCATGGGCATGGTGACCCAGCACCAGGTCCACCAGCTGGCAGATAAGGCCAAAAGCCTGTGTGGAGATCTGGACAACATCAAGAACCTCCTCCACTATTGCCAGGATGACTTGGTCCAGCAGATTCCCAATCCCACTGGCAGCCGCTATGGGGGTGTCAGTGGAATCCATTGCTCCCTGGATGGCTCCATCTACGTGACAGCTGAGAGTGCTCCCTGGGTCCACgtgctcagcagcacaggccACACACTGCAGTCCTTGCCCTGCCAACAAACGGGCAAGGGAGGCAGCATTTTCTTGCCGGAAGATGTGACTGTGACTAGGATGGGAATGGTGGCTGTAGCTGACATGGTGAATGAAGCCATCTGGGTCTTCAACCCTTACACCAACCTCTCCAAGGGGGAATGGATAAAGGTCAGGAAGGTTGGTTCCCCCAGGGGTATTGGAATAGATTCCATGGGCAAGATCCTGGTAGCAGACTATGCACAAGGCCAAGTGCACAGCTTTGCTCTGGACCATACCTTCAGGGCACTCAATGTCCACTCTGTCCCGAATCTGCAGGGACCTTGCTACGTCAGTCCAGTGCCCAGTGGAGGCTTTGTGGTGAGCGAGGAGTGTGGAGACGTCAAGGTCTTCATGAGCAGCTGTaagctcctctgctccctcagcagcaaATATGGACACCAGTTTGGCAACCCTGCTGGGGTCTGCGTGGACACGGATGGCAGCATCCTGGTGGCAGACGAGCAGCGCCGTACAGTCCACTTGTTCCCAGAGCATGGAGCTCCCATCTGCCTGGTGTCCACAGGGCTGCGGAGGCCTGCTGGCATGGCTTGCTCCTCCTCTGGGCACCTCCTTGTGGCAGACAGAGAGGAGAACTGTGTCAAAGTCTTTAAGTACTGTGTGAGGCCCCCGTACAGACCCATCAATGCTGGGGCATCATGTGCTGACCCCAACCAAACACACAGGTGGGGAAGGGGGCtggttcccctgcagccccactga